Genomic window (Vigna radiata var. radiata cultivar VC1973A chromosome 1, Vradiata_ver6, whole genome shotgun sequence):
atttttgtgtttctttctTTGATTAGAGCAATAGCAGGTCATTCAGTTTTTGTATGATTATGTTCTTGTGAATAAGTAAATTGAttgatagttttatttatttattattgtaattaatgatattcaaatttaatatatttttctttaaataaatgtgATTAacgattttaattaaaaaataagatgatatattattatatttaaaggatAACTTATCtcttttagtaatatttaatgtataaatgANNNNNNNNNNNNNNNNNNNNNNNNNNNNNNNNNNNNNNNNNNNNNNNNNNNNNNNNNNNNTAAATGCGACAGTCGATCTCAcaggattttgaaaaagagactgCTATGGCTGAAGAACTCAGTGAAGAACTCATACTGGAAATTCTATCATGGCTTCCTGTGACGAGTCTCATCAGATTCAGGTGCGTTTCAAAGACATGGAAATTTCTTATATCCAATCCTTATTTGGTGAAAATGCACCTTGAGAGGTCTGCCAGAAACCCAGAATTCCTCCTCTCACTGGTGACACATAGATGCAAGAGGAAACTTTTCTTGCCTGGTATAGGATCTTCACCTTTCATAGCTCGTTTTGGCTCTTTACCATTTTTAATCCAAAACCCTGCACCCTCTCTTGATCGTATCTTTCGATGCCCCGAACACTATAATTGTGTAATCGGTTCTTGCAATGGTTTGCTTTCTCTACATGACTCTCTTTACACAAAAGAGTACGAAGAGCATTGGGTGTTCTTTTGGAACCCTGCAACCAAAATTTGCTCCAGACCTTCACCAAGATTGCGTCTCAATTTCGGCTTTGTTTTACCAGATGGTGTAGAAGCTGGTGTTCTCTATTCTGTGCATTTTGGGTTTGTGTACGATGATTGGAGGGACAGTTACAAGGTGCTGGCAATGGTTAGTGATCCGAGTACATATCAAACGAGTGTGTGGGTTTACAGCATGAATAACATATGTTGGAGACGTTCTTCAATGATCTCTATGGGTTTTAGCACTTTAGACCATAATGGATGCTTTGTGAATGGCACTGTTAACTGGATAGGATATCCTTGCTTTGTGAATGGCACTGTTAACTGGAAAGGATATCCTTGCAAAGGAGAATGGAACCAcgaacaaaaaatattatcatatgaTCTAAATAACGATACTTGCATATGTTTGTCGCTGCCTAAACTCGTCCCCTATGATCGTGGTTATGCTAGTATGAGTGTTTCGAATGGTtatctttgtatttttgtaaCGATGTTAGCAGGCTTGGTTGTATTGGCATCGAAGGACGTTCGAGACGAAACATCTTGGAGTCGGTTGATAAGTGTAAGTTACGAAACTCTGAATGTTATTCATGGTAAACATATGCTAAGTATTATCGGCATGTGGGGTGATCTTCTGTTGCTCACATGTTTAGAGTTTGGAAATCCTTCCAATGTCATCATTATCTTTAATTCGAAGGAGAATAAAGTAGAGCGTATTGAGGATTACAACAAAGAGTTTCTCATTGACATCTTTTCGTATGTTCCAAGCTTGATTTCGCCTATTATGTAGTGGTTTCAGAACTTTTTCAAAAGTATGGTAATAATTTTGGTATTTCCTTAGTTTCATTTGTTCAATGATTGTTtcactattaataaaattccgtttttgaattaatttttgcTGCAAAAAATATAAACCTTTATGTACATTGTCAACATTGTTTCCAGTGAGTTAGTATTTTCTAGTCATCTGTGACCAAGGTTCAAAATTGTCATGGTGTTTCTGTCTTATTTGTGTAAATGGAGAAGAAAAGTAGAatggtgaagatgaaaatgaagattattaAGTGTTTAAAAAGggtacatgttttgttaattattcTTACTAAACCCATGTTTTGTCGCTAATAAGTGCGTCTGCACCTTTCTACGGCAATTGGGCTGGTTGAATGTTCCATATCTCTCGAATGAGCCTGCTGTGTTCAACATTGACATTCTTGTCCATTTCTGCATCCACATCATTTACAAaagttaatgttaaaaataacatgAGAGCAACAAGCACAACGTAAATGGACGACAAAAGTATACCAACTGAATacaattaataaatacattGCATGATGATAGGTTTAGAGGCAAAGTTTGTACTAGGAGAAATAAAGGAAGGAGGTAGTTATAACCTCCTGCTGTTGTATTTTTATGACAGACTATTATATATAGTCTATGTTTAGGTTATTGTAGGGAGTTTTTTGGTGGTTTGGAAAAAGGAAATTAGGAGAGAAAGGTCCTCTCCAAAGACCTTGGGTTTGTGTGTACATTGCTGTTATAAATCAGACAAGAACTGTGTTGTATTTCTCACATGGCATAATAGAACATGTAAATAAGTGAAAATACCAACGCCTTCTAACAAACTGTGCTAATGGTTAAAATTTGTCTGAACTACATATTCACGACTAAACTCATTAAATATAAAGTTGAACACAAAAATTGGTTGATTCAAAAGAGAGTGCTGTGCTAGCTCTCTCGTCAAACATGCCCTAATAATGAACAAGGACTTGGTGCATACGTCCAATAGGCAAGCAGGTGAAACGAACATTTAATAGCAAATACGAAGAAAGTCTATTCAAACTCAGTTTTTGGTCTCTGTATGCTTCATCAACCTTCTCTTGGTATTCTATGTAGCTGGGGAAGTCGTTGCCCACAAGGAAATAAGGAAATAATCTGCTCGACCAAAACCTTCATTTCCCTCTAAGGACCCAATCAATTcgtcatagttgtaagatccaAAAACACTACTTCTGACAAATTCTTTGATCTCTTCAAATCGTGGATCGGCGACGAACTGAATTGAATAAAACATAACAGGTTAACATTCAATCATCTAAGTTTTTAAGAAACCCAAGACCGACATTTCCTCATACAACTATCTTTGTTCAAAATTCTTGTAACCTTATTATGAAATTCTTTAAGCAAATTATTAGCATTTGAAACTAACATACAGTAGAATACTTGTTGTATGTGGGTATGGTCCAAACAGCATGGTATTAACTATGTTATACAGTAATTAAAATGTACAACAAGGGTCTTAAGACAAACCTTTCCCTCTGCTCTTTCTTTCCTCAGCCCAGCAATTTCATGAGCCTCGGCACCAAAGAGGAAGAAGTTATCTGCACCAACCTCTTCCCTAATTTCAACGTTGGCCCCGTCTAAAGTTCCATTCCAGCAGTACTACACGAGAGAAACAAGAAACACAGATTAGTGTATATCTGTTTGACCTGTATCCTATTTCACAATGCACATTGAATGCCAAGCTCGCTCTCACATGTCATTGGTGCTCAGTATGACTGAATGGATTTCNAAACATAGTATTAATTTGCAAAGTTGNATTGCAAGCAATAACGCATAGATCAATGACACCTTGGTTATGAAGAGGAGTTGAAGAGGTGACAATCATACACTTGATCATTTGGCCATGAAGACTTACATTACATTTCAAGAACCAATCAGCCGGAATGTTTAAGCTGTTAGCGGCAAGTACATGAATGATTGATTGTAACATATTGGATaaacattttacaaaaattaaaatggtttCCCTAGTACCAAATACAGATTTCCATTCACAATTTAACGTACGACTATGTCCTCTTCTTTACGTACAGGAAAAGGANTTGTCAAGGTCAATAAATCANTTCTTGGTTGTCAAGAAGATTTTCCAAGTCGTCCTCGTCATACAAACCTGTAAACTCAATCTAGCCTTATAGGTTCAATTTTATTCAGAACactaatttaaaacaagtttaggttcttaattttgtattattctCTCTATTAGAGCAATCTTAGTTTTGTTGCCTGAGATTTTAGAAGAGTACTTCTCCGACACGTTGCCGTAGAACACCAGTAATTCAAGGGATGAAGCTTTATACATTGAGATTCTACAGCATCTTGCTTTCACATTGTGAAGATGCCATATATGTCAAGATCGACATTATTGATAGAACCAAATAGCAATTGGGAAAAGATATAGggattccaaaaaaaaaattacagaaaagatacaaaattttattcagATCATTTCTCCATATGAACATGACCCAGGAGAAAATGATATACATCCTAGTTAGGTTGTTAAAACTGTATTTGTATCTGCATCCTTATTTCTATTCTGTCTTCTCACGTAAACTTTCCTAATTAGGGATCTTGCATCAACTATCGATATCAGAGTTTTCTTGATATTTCCTACAAATCTAGGTTGCATATGTAATATATGTCAGGACTCAAAATAAAACACCTTTCACAAATTTTCAAGTATTTTCTTCAACACATGTTAAATTTTCCATGcacaaaataaatagataaagtTTTTTAATGAGAAATATGTAGTTTTACATATGAATATTagatgatttgatttaattgactcaattttctAATCAAGGCTATTCGTATCAAAGTTTAAACTGTTGTTGACATTAGTACAATTGCAACTACCTGTAGTACATTTAGAAATATAACTACCTGATATGTTGCGACAATTCACTAGCCGGAATAAGCATCTCAGCAACACTGACATTGTAATCAGGGACAAAAATAACCTGATTAAAAAACATAGAAACACAGAAATTAACAATATCTTTAACCATTTTTCAAAAATCTGATACTGAAAACATGTAGGAAGTTAACAAAGTATGCTTGAATTCTAGAAGTTTTGTCTAGTAAGAAAGNAAATAAACTGACATTGTAATNAGAGACAAATTAAtctccataaaaaaataaacacacaaatTAACAATATCTTTAAACATCCATTTGCAAAACTCTGATACTGAAAACATGTAGGAAATTAACAAAGTATCCAAGAATTCTAGAAGTTTTGTCTAGTAAGAAAGGAAATAATAACTAACAAAGTATGAGGCTTTAAAGAAATTTGGTAAATCATTCGTTTCAAATGACTTCCCTCtgagaaaattaaatgaaacaaacAGAGcaatttcttctttatattGAGCACATTAGAAAACTGATAAGatgaaaattcttatttttggATAGCccaaaattcaaaacaagttAACATAATATGGATATCCGTACACAGCAACAGCGGGATGACCATGGACCCTATCCCATTAAAAATAACTGGCCAGTTTCACAATTTAGTCTATTAAAGGACCAAATAGTCAAAATTTAGTATCTATAACTGATTAAATTGTGAAAATGGAGACTAAATAATTAGAATGGGGGAGTGATGGAAACTCTAATTCCACCACTGTATAAAGGGGATTCTAAATAATCTTACTTATTGTGAATTGGCTGGTCTTTCGATATGAAACTTCCAACTTCCAACTTCCAACCGGTATTATACAACCAAAATTATCCACTAAGAGAAATGAATCCAAGGGTGGAAATTTGATGATTTAATAGTCAAGAAAAGTGTGTTTTCTGCCTTTTCCTTCACAAGTAACTACATTGTCagcaaaacaaaaattgatgTTTAAAAGTAACATTATCAGGGAGGGAAATGAGAATAGGAGGACATGCAGCCTATCAATGATCTACAGCCTGGCCTCATTTCGGCATGTGTTAACCTAGACCATACATCAAACAAGGCAAACTTGAGCATTTTGAGCAAGGGTTCAGTTACACTACTTATGGTACTTTTACACTAAATaggcaaaacaaaataattatttttctaataatctGCTTGATTGATGACTAAATTACAGTAATCACAATATGAACAATGACCAATGACTAACTAGAGACCGTTACAACATTTTACACTTTCCATTCTATAGTTAAAACTTAGAGCCCAATCAAAACTGgcgtaaaagaaaaagaagaaaataaccAATCTACCTGGATGTCAAACATTGCATCAGGACTGACAAAATACCCTGTTTTTTCTCTGATAAATGCCGCAACCGCAACTTTAACTTTGTTACTCCTCTTTGCTTCCCTCCACTGCAGTTGTAGATCCTCATTCTCTACAAACTAGTAATGAGTGATACCAGTACGATCAGGTTTAATGACAGGAACTTTGGAAACTAGGTTTAAAGAATCAAGTGATGCTTTTGACATACAATTGAAACACAACTTAACGCTTAATTCTAATTAAGCAATTTcagaaaatatcaataaaattgcAATCAAAATACCATATATTGTTTTGGAATTTCTCAGGCCACAACTACAAAGAATATGGTAGAGGTCAATTATATACACAATTTTCTTAGAtctaagaaaacataaaaagatgaagttattaaatacatatttttacaaGTGTTAGAAGTTTATTTAAGCTTTTAATAGGAGTATGCATGGAGTAATCACTTTGAAACAGAACAAATGTGGAAatatccatatttttttatagtgcTATTATGCCCATTGGGCAAGACTGACTGAGTTGTTTCCTCCTACTGGTCATAGATGATAAGAGTTGACTGTTATGAGCTATTTGGTGATTTTAAATACCAAAAAGCTAACAAATTGCAGATACGGATTTAGAAACATAACTCAGCTATGGTGGAGTTCGTCATACTGACAGACCAAGGAAAACTTTACCTTATAAAACGCATtgaaaacttcatcttttacaATTTCACTATGTATCTCTGCAACCCCATTCACTGCATGACCACCCACAACACACAGATTTGCCATACGAACTTTTGGTGGTTCTGGTATCGNNNNNNNNNNNNNNNNNNNNNNNNNNNNNNNNNNNNNNNNNNNNNNNNNNNNNNNNNNNNNNNNNNNNNNNNNNNNNNNNNNNNNNNNNNNNNNNNNNNNNNNNNNNNNNNNNNNNNNNNNNNNNNNNNNNNNNNNNNNNNNNNNNNNNNNNNNNNNNNNNNNNNNNNNNNNNNNNNNNNNNNNNNNNNNNNNNNNNNNNNNNNNNNNNNNNNNNNNNNNNNNNNNNNNNNNNNNNNNNNNNNNNNNNNNNNNNNNNNNNNNNNNNNNNNNNNNNNNNNNNNNNNNNNNNNNNNNNNNNNNNNNNNNNNNNNNNNNNNNNNNNNNNNNNNNNNNNNNNNNNNNNNNNNNNNNNNNNNNNNNNNNNNNNNNNNNNNNNNNNNNNNNNNNNNNNNNNNNNNNNNNNNNNNNNNNNNNNNNNNNNNNNNNNNNNNNNNNNNNNNNNNNNNNNNNNNNNNNNNNNNNNNNNNNNNNNNNNNNNNNNNNNNNNNNNNNNNNNNNNNNNNNNNNNNNNNNNNNNNNNNNNNNNNNNNNNNNNNNNNNNNNNNNNNNNNNNNNNNNNNNNNNNNNNNNNNNNNNNNNNNNNNNNNNNNNNNNNNNNNNNNNNNNNNNNNNNNNNNNNNNNNNNNNNNNNNNNNNNNNNNNNNNNNNNNNNNNNNNNNNNNNNNNNNNNNNNNNNNNNNNNNNNNNNNNNNNNNNNNNNNNNNNNNNNNNNNNNNNNNNNNNNNNNNNNNNNNNNNNNNNNNNNNNNNNNNNNNNNNNNNNNNNNNNNNNNNNNNNNNNNNNNNNNNNNNNNNNNNNNNNNNNNNNNNNNNNNNNNNNNNNNNNNNNNNNNNNNNNNNNNNNNNNNNNNNNNNNNNNNNNNNNNNNNNNNNNNNNNNNNNNNNNNNNNNNNNNNNNNNNNNNNNNNNNNNNNNNNNNNNNNNNNNNNNNNNNNNNNNNNNNNNNNNNNNNNNNNNNNNNNNNNNNNNNNNNNNNNNNNNNNNNNNNNNNNNNNNNNNNNNNNNNNNNNNNNNNNNNNNNNNNNNNNNNNNNNNNNNNNNNNNNNNNNNNNNNNNNNNNNNNNNNNNNNNNNNNNNNNNNNNNNNNNNNNNNNNNNNNNNNNNNNNNNNNNNNNNNNNNNNNNNNNNNNNNNNNNNNNNN
Coding sequences:
- the LOC106764904 gene encoding F-box/kelch-repeat protein At3g23880 isoform X5, which translates into the protein MQEIGVETFGAVAKIEKIAFSLEQSISQDFEKETAMAEELSEELILEILSWLPVTSLIRFRCVSKTWKFLISNPYLVKMHLERSARNPEFLLSLVTHRCKRKLFLPGIGSSPFIARFGSLPFLIQNPAPSLDRIFRCPEHYNCVIGSCNGLLSLHDSLYTKEYEEHWVFFWNPATKICSRPSPRLRLNFGFVLPDGVEAGVLYSVHFGFVYDDWRDSYKVLAMVSDPSTYQTSVWVYSMNNICWRRSSMISMGFSTLDHNGCFVNGTVNWIGYPCFVNGTVNWKGYPCKGEWNHEQKILSYDLNNDTCICLSLPKLVPYDRGYASMSVSNGYLCIFVTMLAGLVVLASKDVRDETSWSRLISKLHKRPGLQEQHFQSIKFCFLQLQ
- the LOC106764904 gene encoding F-box/kelch-repeat protein At3g23880 isoform X6, giving the protein MQEIGVETFGAVAKIEKIAFSLEQSISQDFEKETAMAEELSEELILEILSWLPVTSLIRFRCVSKTWKFLISNPYLVKMHLERSARNPEFLLSLVTHRCKRKLFLPGIGSSPFIARFGSLPFLIQNPAPSLDRIFRCPEHYNCVIGSCNGLLSLHDSLYTKEYEEHWVFFWNPATKICSRPSPRLRLNFGFVLPDGVEAGVLYSVHFGFVYDDWRDSYKVLAMVSDPSTYQTSVWVYSMNNICWRRSSMISMGFSTLDHNGCFVNGTVNWIGYPCFVNGTVNWKGYPCKGEWNHEQKILSYDLNNDTCICLSLPKLVPYDRGYASMSVSNGYLCIFVTMLAGLVVLASKDVRDETSWSRLISKLHKRPGLQEQHFQSIKFCFLQL
- the LOC106764904 gene encoding F-box/kelch-repeat protein At3g23880 isoform X4 — encoded protein: MAEELSEELILEILSWLPVTSLIRFRCVSKTWKFLISNPYLVKMHLERSARNPEFLLSLVTHRCKRKLFLPGIGSSPFIARFGSLPFLIQNPAPSLDRIFRCPEHYNCVIGSCNGLLSLHDSLYTKEYEEHWVFFWNPATKICSRPSPRLRLNFGFVLPDGVEAGVLYSVHFGFVYDDWRDSYKVLAMVSDPSTYQTSVWVYSMNNICWRRSSMISMGFSTLDHNGCFVNGTVNWIGYPCFVNGTVNWKGYPCKGEWNHEQKILSYDLNNDTCICLSLPKLVPYDRGYASMSVSNGYLCIFVTMLAGLVVLASKDVRDETSWSRLISVSYETLNVIHGKHMLSIIGMWGDLLLLTCLEFGNPSNVIIIFNSKENKVERIEDYNKEFLIDIFSYVPSLISPIM
- the LOC106764904 gene encoding F-box/kelch-repeat protein At3g23880 isoform X7; its protein translation is MQEIGVETFGAVAKIEKIAFSLEQSISQDFEKETAMAEELSEELILEILSWLPVTSLIRFRCVSKTWKFLISNPYLVKMHLERSARNPEFLLSLVTHRCKRKLFLPGIGSSPFIARFGSLPFLIQNPAPSLDRIFRCPEHYNCVIGSCNGLLSLHDSLYTKEYEEHWVFFWNPATKICSRPSPRLRLNFGFVLPDGVEAGVLYSVHFGFVYDDWRDSYKVLAMVSDPSTYQTSVWVYSMNNICWRRSSMISMGFSTLDHNGCFVNGTVNWIGYPCFVNGTVNWKGYPCKGEWNHEQKILSYDLNNDTCICLSLPKLVPYDRGYASMSVSNGYLCIFVTMLAGLVVLASKDVRDETSWSRLISQ
- the LOC106764904 gene encoding F-box/kelch-repeat protein At3g23880 isoform X8, which encodes MQEIGVETFGAVAKIEKIAFSLEQSISQDFEKETAMAEELSEELILEILSWLPVTSLIRFRCVSKTWKFLISNPYLVKMHLERSARNPEFLLSLVTHRCKRKLFLPGIGSSPFIARFGSLPFLIQNPAPSLDRIFRCPEHYNCVIGSCNGLLSLHDSLYTKEYEEHWVFFWNPATKICSRPSPRLRLNFGFVLPDGVEAGVLYSVHFGFVYDDWRDSYKVLAMVSDPSTYQTSVWVYSMNNICWRRSSMISMGFSTLDHNGCFVNGTVNWIGYPCFVNGTVNWKGYPCKGEWNHEQKILSYDLNNDTCICLSLPKLVPYDRGYASMSVSNGYLCIFVTMLAGLVVLASKDVRDETSWSRLIS
- the LOC106764904 gene encoding F-box/kelch-repeat protein At3g23880 isoform X3, which produces MQEIGVETFGAVAKIEKIAFSLEQSISQDFEKETAMAEELSEELILEILSWLPVTSLIRFRCVSKTWKFLISNPYLVKMHLERSARNPEFLLSLVTHRCKRKLFLPGIGSSPFIARFGSLPFLIQNPAPSLDRIFRCPEHYNCVIGSCNGLLSLHDSLYTKEYEEHWVFFWNPATKICSRPSPRLRLNFGFVLPDGVEAGVLYSVHFGFVYDDWRDSYKVLAMVSDPSTYQTSVWVYSMNNICWRRSSMISMGFSTLDHNGCFVNGTVNWIGYPCFVNGTVNWKGYPCKGEWNHEQKILSYDLNNDTCICLSLPKLVPYDRGYASMSVSNGYLCIFVTMLAGLVVLASKDVRDETSWSRLISKLHKRPGLQEQHFQSIKFCFLQLVVLAIPSGARERVGFCFTVQLHRVADDVPLEQALENKEDTFLTT
- the LOC106760316 gene encoding alpha-1,4 glucan phosphorylase L isozyme, chloroplastic/amyloplastic-like encodes the protein MANLCVVGGHAVNGVAEIHSEIVKDEVFNAFYKFVENEDLQLQWREAKRSNKVKVAVAAFIREKTGYFVSPDAMFDIQVIFVPDYNVSVAEMLIPASELSQHISTAGMEL
- the LOC106764904 gene encoding F-box/kelch-repeat protein At3g23880 isoform X2, with protein sequence MQEIGVETFGAVAKIEKIAFSLEQDFEKETAMAEELSEELILEILSWLPVTSLIRFRCVSKTWKFLISNPYLVKMHLERSARNPEFLLSLVTHRCKRKLFLPGIGSSPFIARFGSLPFLIQNPAPSLDRIFRCPEHYNCVIGSCNGLLSLHDSLYTKEYEEHWVFFWNPATKICSRPSPRLRLNFGFVLPDGVEAGVLYSVHFGFVYDDWRDSYKVLAMVSDPSTYQTSVWVYSMNNICWRRSSMISMGFSTLDHNGCFVNGTVNWIGYPCFVNGTVNWKGYPCKGEWNHEQKILSYDLNNDTCICLSLPKLVPYDRGYASMSVSNGYLCIFVTMLAGLVVLASKDVRDETSWSRLISVSYETLNVIHGKHMLSIIGMWGDLLLLTCLEFGNPSNVIIIFNSKENKVERIEDYNKEFLIDIFSYVPSLISPIM
- the LOC106764904 gene encoding F-box/kelch-repeat protein At3g23880 isoform X1, which encodes MQEIGVETFGAVAKIEKIAFSLEQSISQDFEKETAMAEELSEELILEILSWLPVTSLIRFRCVSKTWKFLISNPYLVKMHLERSARNPEFLLSLVTHRCKRKLFLPGIGSSPFIARFGSLPFLIQNPAPSLDRIFRCPEHYNCVIGSCNGLLSLHDSLYTKEYEEHWVFFWNPATKICSRPSPRLRLNFGFVLPDGVEAGVLYSVHFGFVYDDWRDSYKVLAMVSDPSTYQTSVWVYSMNNICWRRSSMISMGFSTLDHNGCFVNGTVNWIGYPCFVNGTVNWKGYPCKGEWNHEQKILSYDLNNDTCICLSLPKLVPYDRGYASMSVSNGYLCIFVTMLAGLVVLASKDVRDETSWSRLISVSYETLNVIHGKHMLSIIGMWGDLLLLTCLEFGNPSNVIIIFNSKENKVERIEDYNKEFLIDIFSYVPSLISPIM